The Dehalococcoidia bacterium genomic interval TGCTTATGCCTGTGGTTCTCTCTGAACATCCCTTCACCTCAAGTCGAATAGCCTCAACTTGAGTCTATCGCATCCCAATATCAGCTTCAATACCAAGGCGCTACCTTTTTGCAGGAACGCCATATATCCCTTTGGTTGCCTTTTGGAACTCGTTCCAGGTCTGGATTGTTTCATCGCCGTACCTCAAGAATGGGCGAGCATATCTCAACCTGTTGAGTTCCGTTGGATCGAGGATGCCAAGTGCGAGCCAGCCCGCGTTTTGCCATGAAGGATCATTGGCAAAGGTATGGACATCATATGCTGTACCACCAACATTGATAGCTGTAAAAGCAACCGCAGCAATAATCGCAAGGGGAATGAGGAACTCCCCGCTGGGATCGGTATACCTCAGTGGGTTGTTGAGGCAGTATGTGTATCTGTTAAAGTTCTGCGGATCGGCGGGATTGGGAACAATGGTATCCGCGCTGATGAACCGGCCGATCTCGACATCGTAATATCTGGCAACAATTGAACCTGCCGCAAGATCGTAGCCACATCCCCCTCAGCCGGATACGATTTTGGGGCTACCCCCCCTCGGCCGGGACGCAAGACCGCCGCTTTTTCAGCTTGACCCCCGATGCGAGTTTTCGGCCCCCAATCCGCCAAGGCCGATATGCATTTGTTAAAGAACGAGCTTAAGCCCGTCGTCTTACCTCATACGATAGACAAATGAGACAAGAATTGCAAGAGACTGGCATTGACATGGTATCGGATGTGGATTAGAATAGCTATATCAATCAATGTAACTGCAGGGGGATGCCTTTGAAGACCATCCAGATGACATTAGATGAGAACCTGGTTGAAGCCGTTGACGAAGTGGTTAGGGAACTCAATACCACTCGCTCTGCTTTCACGCGCAGTGCGCTCCAAACCGCCCTGGATCGCATCAAGATCAGCCGCCTTGAAGAGAACCACCGCAAGGGTTATGCGGCTCATCCCGTAACCAAAGAGGAGTTCATCGACTGGGAAGAGGAACAGGACTGGGGAGACAAATGAAACAGGGAGAGGTCAGATGGTACAAGTTCAAGGCTCCCGATAAGAAACGGCCTGTTTTAATCCTGACCCGTGACTCTATTTCCGAGTACCTCGGAGAAGTGACTGTTGCCCCGATAACTTCCACCATCAGAGATATCCCCAGCGAAGTGTTCCTGAGTAAGCACGATGGCATGACACAAGATTGTGCCATTAACTTCGACCACATTCAAACAGTATCAAAAGGCAAAGTGGGCTCGCTCATCATGACCCTCTCTGAGGATAAGATGCAGGAAGTCCGTAAAGCGATTCTGTTTGCCCTCAATCTGTGAATACCCTCGGTCTCTATTTGGCTGCCTTGCTTCCTTTTTCCGCATAGTGCTGCTCCACCAGAGGCTCGGCAGGGACGAAAGGAAAACCGCAGAGATCACGGAGCACACAGAGATGTAGACTATTTTTCCCTCCGTGCCCTCTGCGCCCTCTGCGGTGATATTCCACGCCTCGGGCCACAGCAGCCTTACCATAACCAGTTATGGTAAGTGGGACCATTCGTATTCAAGGAAAGGAGAAGGACGGCAGCGACTAGAGAGGCCGGAGGAATCCAGCCTCTTCTGTATTTTGTGATGGTGGATTTGGCATCCACCCTACCTCTAATACTGTGGGGGATTATGATACCCCACGGCAGGTCCAATATCAAGCGCAGGTCTCGGTTGCCCAATCCCGGCAAGTCAGGCCCACACCCGGCAGCGGAGGGGAACCCAACCACCCCACGCACTAACGAGATTTATGTGTAAGCTTTCGCTCCCAACCCTTCCAACCCGTACCCCTAACATAAAAGCGTCAGTGCGTCCCAGTAGGGCACCACCCCGAAAGACGCTCCCGGCCGTGGCCCAACTTGCCGGGGCGAGTGGTGGGAGAACTAGGCCTTGTTTGCCGAACAATTCATTTTTGATTTCAAGGATCACTCTAGCAATGTAGAGGTCTTATCCACAAGCCATCCAAGAGATTCTGCTTTCTTTTGAAGCTGCTCTGCATGATACATTGAATACCTACCAGCATACCATTTGCGAGTCTGCTTTATCTCTATAAGAAGTCCATTGATCGAGACAGAGGCTGCATTTGGTACGAGTTGCCTCAACGAGACTATATCTGAGGCAGTAGGCTCTTTTACATTCCAGAGTAATGTCACTTCGACATGTTCTGTATCAGCGAAATCTTCATCTGGATATACACGCGTATTGATTTCGGTTCCACAGCGAGCACAACGTAACATTTGCAGATGACCACGCTGCTCTACAAGTACAAACTCAGAACTCGCGCAATTAGGACATTTTTGTTTTTTCATCTCTATCATGAATGTCACCAGGAAACATGACTATATAGTGGATTGGTGTTCAAGTTATGAATTATCTGCTGATCTGTAGCATTCAGGAATCCAGCTGCCCTTTGCCATTGATATGCATCAAGCTCATGCATCAGCCTGTACGTGTCAGGGGTTATACCTTGAAGAATATGGCGAGATTCGTGGGCAGCAATCCCTGCTGCACGCCTTGCGTTTCTTACCTTGTCCATTGCAATATAAACATCACGACCAGGTGCCCAAGATGCGCGACCTGCAGCTCCCATACGGAATGGATCAGTTGCCACAAAGTTTAGTCGAACTTTGCCACGCTTTATCAAGGATGCAGTTGCCAATGATTCTCTTGTCCCGCTTTGTCGCAGTTGTCGCATGACAGCAGCTTGAGATACCTCATTTACAACATTCGCTCCGCCTATCCTCGCAGCATCGCCTCCAGCATTGACTGCTCTATATGCATTATCCGCCTGATTAATTCCCCTGTAGACATCATAGGCCTCATCGGCATGGGTAGCTCCTCTGACTGCCACACCGCCACCAGCAACGAATGGGATAAAAGCACAACCGATGTCAGCGCCTAATGCTGCCCAGTTTTCCCAATCGGTGGGATATTTAATGATGGTATAGACATCATAAACAGCGCTGCCGATATCAAACAGCGTATCCAGGAAGTGCCCGCTCGGGTCGGTGTATTTCAGCGGGTTGTTGAGACAGTATGTGTATCTGTTAAAGTTCTGGGGATCGGCAGGATTCGGGACAATGGTGTCCGCGCTGATGAACCGGCCAATCTCCGCATCGTAATATCTGGCATTATAGAAGTATAAGCCGGTTTGGTCAAGCCTCTGGCCGGTGAACTTCTTATCCGTATCCAGCAGCGGGTCGGTATCCTGGCGTTTGGAGCCAAACGGATAATACTGCTGGTCCTGCTCCAGGCTGATCCGGCCCCCATTGCTGTCTGTGGTGAAGACTGTGCTTCCCAGATGATCGGTATGGACATACTCTAGCGTGGATGAGCCGTCATCGGTGACCTTCCTGAAGGCCACTTCCTGCCCGCCGAGGTAGTAATGGGAGGTTTCCTTGCCAGTGGTGAGGTTCTTCTCGAAGTAGGAGTTGACGTAGAGGACTCTCTCGCCATTCTCTTCCTTCAATAGCCGGTCGCCGAAGGCATCGTAGGCAAAGGTGGCTTGTGTTTGCATGTCATCCAGATTGGTGACCTTGACCAGCCTGTTTTCTTCATCCCACTGCAGTTTCTGGTTATGGGAAACCCTCTGCTCCATGTTGCCATTGGCGTCGTAGGTGTAGGAATTTGTACCAGCCGAGGTAACGGCGTGCTTGTGGGCCGGATCCTCGTAAAGATAGGTCCGGCCGTTGGCCGATTGGATGTTGCCCAGTTTGTCATATCCATAGCTCCGGCTGTATGACGTCGAACCGCCGCTGGCCGCGGCTGTTTTGATCCGGTCCAGGAAGTCGTAAGTGAAGGTCTCCGTCTCCCCGGTTACTACGTTGTGCCGCTGGGTGAGGTTGCTGCTGGCGTCCCAGGTGTGCTCGATGTCCTGTAAGGGATTGCCATCTTTGGTGGTACGGATGCGCCAGAGATTGCCATAGTAACCGCCGGGGTTATCGTTGTCTCCGCCAACGCCCCAGTAGCCATAGATGGTCCGAACCACGTTGTTCAGGTCGACGTCGCCTAGATCGATCTGTTTCACCTGGCCCAGCGGGTTGTACTGCATATCACTCACCAGATAGTCATCGGTGCCTTCGAACTTGAGGGTCTTCGGCAGACCGCGATCGCTGTAGTCTTGCTCCACCATCTCCCCTTGCTGATTGGGATAGGTGACCGTTTTGAGGCGGTCGGCGCTGTCGTAATCATATATGGTAGTGTAGGTTTGACCGTCATAGGTGAGGGACTCCTCATGAAGGCGGCCGCGTTCATCGTAGGTGAAGGTGGTTTCTGCGATTGTCACTGGAGTCTCTGGCTCAGTGCCCCGAACGAAGGGATAGCCGTCGTTGGTCACCCCGTCCATATTCCAGACGGTGCCGAAATCCCAGCCAGCTAGTGTAAATGTCGATTTCGTTTTCATCTCGGCTGTTGATTTTCCAGTACCCAGTTGGGAGAAGTCCATCCCAGACGTTTCCATATCCCAAAAACAGGCATCAATAGAGGACTCTCCCTGCTTCGAGCCAAAACCGTTAGCGGAATTGCCAGTTCCGGTGTTTTCAACATGACCCGTCGCGTAGCAATTTTGATACAAAGCCCCGCTCCAGCCATCTTCGAAACCCACAAAACCGCCAACCGAGCCATTATTCCCAGATAACACGACTGGACCTATTGCATAGCAATTTAATATTTTTGTACTACCACATGTGAATCCTGCAAAACCACCAACGTCGCTCTGATTTCCATTATTAGAAACCCTTCCAGTAGCAATGCACCTTGTATAAGACTCATCGCCACACGTGAATCCAGAAAATCCTCCCACAGTGTTACCAATGCCGGATACAATCACATCTCCGGTGGCTCTGCAATCGGTCAGCTGTTCATGATCACAGGTATACCCAACGAATCCGCCAACCATGTTGTCATCGCCAGATACAGCCACATCTCCACCGGCGCTGCAATCCAGAAGCACCTCATACGAGCAAGTAAATGCAATGAAACCGCCAACCGTGTTATGTAGCCCGGAAGCGGTCACAATGCCTGTAGCACTGCAACCCGTCAGTTGTTCATAATTACAATCTGTTGACCAATTACGTCTACTGCAAACCTTGAATTCTCCCCATGTTTGCTATTATCAAGTGAGAACAGTGGGAAAATCGGGCAAATACGGTGGACTGGTTAATTATGGTACAGAACAATTGATTGATTCAATAGGAGATATGATCAGCTCTGTAGTGAGGTTGAGACATAAGCATAGTGGGCGTGTTGATATCGAACATACGTTCCACGAAACGTGGTTTTCCTGTGCGATTCCCTACAGTGTAACGGCGGATTCTGGTGATCTGTCATTTACTCATCTGAAGGCGGTTGCGCCGACGCAGTTGGCAACGCTGGCTGAGCCATTGCATGCAGACAGAGCGACACTTGACGATTCCTACGCATATAGGCGGTATACAGACACAGAGCTTGCAACCATGAACTTGGCGAATATCATGTCATCTCCCGAGGACATCGTATTTGTTAGCTCCAATCACGCATTCATTCATATGCCGAATCGTCCATCATGGGTAGAAGACGATTACATCCACTCGCTGCAGCTAGTGTTAATATTTAAAGTGCTACTCTGCAGATCGGAGGCGCACTTCGAATACGTAATCTCAAGCGTGTGGAAAAACAGGGCGCTGGGATCTAGAAAAGCACATAAGATCATAGTCAGCTCAAAGAGCGAGCTGAATCATATCTTGAATGCAACGAATCCTGGGCGATTCACCAAGTACTATGATCACGCGAAATTCATAGAGCAACTGAATGACCGAACCCAACTAAATCAGCATATTGAGGTGGCGCGTGATAAGTTGAATGTATTTGAATGTATTGCAGGGCCTGAGGGACGAGATGCAACAGAATACAGATTTCGTGATAAGAGACGTCCTCTTTTTTCTTGCGGGTTTCACAACAGTAGCCACCTTACTTTCATTGCTGCAAACAGGTAGTACCGGTTCGATGAATGTATATGGGATCGAAGTCTTGCATCGTAATCTGCCGGTGGCTTGGGTTCAGAATGTTGGTCTGTCTGTTTTTGCCGACGCGATATTCTTGATCTTGGGTCGTATGTTGGGTCGCACAAAAAGGAGAAACAAGAAGTGAGTCATGAGGTGTCAAGTTGAATGAGAATCTTGAAATCAGAACGGCCGACCTTTCCGACATGAAGGCCATCATGGAGATTGAATATGCTTGTTTCGATCCGGGAGTAATAGAATCCAAAGAGGTGTTTGAAAGTCGGATACGACAATTCCCTGAGGGGTTTCTGTTCGCTCTGGATAACGTCGGAAGGCGAGGTATAGCCTATTTGTCGTCCGAACGGTGGGAAAGACAGGGAGATAGAAGATATGATTTCTCTTTAGATCAGCAAATAGGTAAAAAACACAGCCCAACTGGTCCTGTCTTTTACATATCCTCAATGGGTGTCCTCCCAAATTATCGCAGGAGAGGAATAGGACAAGAAATGTTCGGGCGGTCACTTCAGCTTGCTCAATCTCTCGGTTGCACCGAGGCGATATTGATCGTCGGCGAGACTTGGATTCATGCGCATCCAATTTATGTGAAGCAAGGTTTTACGGAATTGTATAGAATCGAAGACTTCTTTACCCCTGAATCAAAACCCGCATATGATGCAATAGTCATGTGGCGACGATTATGAGTGCAGATCGTCAGCGATAATGGGACAGGCAAAGGAGTAGGAAAACCGAACATCTTGACGGGGATAATAGGATGAGGCTTCTTTCTCCTAGCCCAACTTCCGCAGTTTCGAAGCTGACAGGTGCTTCTCCCGAACGTAAAGTTGGTACTACATTGCTTTAATTTTCATTCGCTGAGGGAGGTGCAGCCCAAGCATCTGGAGGAGAACTGCCTGG includes:
- a CDS encoding ribbon-helix-helix domain-containing protein — its product is MTLDENLVEAVDEVVRELNTTRSAFTRSALQTALDRIKISRLEENHRKGYAAHPVTKEEFIDWEEEQDWGDK
- a CDS encoding N-acetyltransferase — translated: MNENLEIRTADLSDMKAIMEIEYACFDPGVIESKEVFESRIRQFPEGFLFALDNVGRRGIAYLSSERWERQGDRRYDFSLDQQIGKKHSPTGPVFYISSMGVLPNYRRRGIGQEMFGRSLQLAQSLGCTEAILIVGETWIHAHPIYVKQGFTELYRIEDFFTPESKPAYDAIVMWRRL
- a CDS encoding RHS repeat-associated core domain-containing protein, which translates into the protein MLSGNNGSVGGFVGFEDGWSGALYQNCYATGHVENTGTGNSANGFGSKQGESSIDACFWDMETSGMDFSQLGTGKSTAEMKTKSTFTLAGWDFGTVWNMDGVTNDGYPFVRGTEPETPVTIAETTFTYDERGRLHEESLTYDGQTYTTIYDYDSADRLKTVTYPNQQGEMVEQDYSDRGLPKTLKFEGTDDYLVSDMQYNPLGQVKQIDLGDVDLNNVVRTIYGYWGVGGDNDNPGGYYGNLWRIRTTKDGNPLQDIEHTWDASSNLTQRHNVVTGETETFTYDFLDRIKTAAASGGSTSYSRSYGYDKLGNIQSANGRTYLYEDPAHKHAVTSAGTNSYTYDANGNMEQRVSHNQKLQWDEENRLVKVTNLDDMQTQATFAYDAFGDRLLKEENGERVLYVNSYFEKNLTTGKETSHYYLGGQEVAFRKVTDDGSSTLEYVHTDHLGSTVFTTDSNGGRISLEQDQQYYPFGSKRQDTDPLLDTDKKFTGQRLDQTGLYFYNARYYDAEIGRFISADTIVPNPADPQNFNRYTYCLNNPLKYTDPSGHFLDTLFDIGSAVYDVYTIIKYPTDWENWAALGADIGCAFIPFVAGGGVAVRGATHADEAYDVYRGINQADNAYRAVNAGGDAARIGGANVVNEVSQAAVMRQLRQSGTRESLATASLIKRGKVRLNFVATDPFRMGAAGRASWAPGRDVYIAMDKVRNARRAAGIAAHESRHILQGITPDTYRLMHELDAYQWQRAAGFLNATDQQIIHNLNTNPLYSHVSW
- a CDS encoding type II toxin-antitoxin system PemK/MazF family toxin produces the protein MKQGEVRWYKFKAPDKKRPVLILTRDSISEYLGEVTVAPITSTIRDIPSEVFLSKHDGMTQDCAINFDHIQTVSKGKVGSLIMTLSEDKMQEVRKAILFALNL